In Lolium rigidum isolate FL_2022 chromosome 7, APGP_CSIRO_Lrig_0.1, whole genome shotgun sequence, the DNA window CTGAGCCTCTGAACCATCTGACATACTGGGTTTCATTATTTGTATGGTAATGTGAAATGTGAAATTTCATCGAATAGTCAAATATCTACTTTGGTGGTCTACTCTGTCTCtgcttcagaaaaaaaaaaaaagaatgcccCCTTCCGAACCCATCTGTAGTAGTAGTACATGTTCTGTACTGGATGTGGCTATTTCTCTGGAATAAGTTGACTCCTGACATCATTTATTGTTCTTTTCTCTATATTATCATCACTGTTACCAACACTGAATTTGCTTCTTTTATGATAAAATCGTATAGGCCGCCGAAGAGTGCACATCTGTCCTTGAGTTGGACACTGAGCATGCTGGAGCTCTCATGCTACGTGCCCAGACTCTTGTCACTCTAAAAGATTACCAGTCGGCTTTATTTGATGTGAACAGGCTAATTGAAATTAATCCGTCATCCGAAGTATATCGGAACCTTCATGCACGGCTCAAGACACAGCTGGTACGCTTTTTTTTACTTGAATGTATTCTGCTAGGTCACTTTGTTATACTAGTTTCTTTCATCAGCTTTACTGGAAATGCAGTGTCATCAGATTTAAGTATACTACAAAAATATCTCTTAAACAATTTAAGGAATGGTAGATCATTGCCAGATTTTTTAAATATGTTACGTTAGATCTGCTACTCTGTATTCTTTTTCAAATATATCAAATGTTTGTAATGTATctttaagtataactacaaaataTCTCTTAAACAAGTTAAGGAATTTCACACTGAGATTTTGCGCGTTTGTAGATTCCATCATCGTCTACATCtaggatttttttcagaattttttgaaactccaAAATAtgattttcaattttttgaaaataaaggggctacatgtagctcggcctccgtttgCAGTTTTCGGAGAAAGATGTCCTTATTAAAGATGTCATTCAAGCTATTATTGTGTATGCTATTGTCAATTTTCAAGCTGTCCAAACACATCATCAAAGGGATAGTCACTGCAATATTCAATATCCTAGTTCTGGTGGAGAGATCATGACCAACATAAACATATCACTCGTTTGCATGGTGGAACATGTGCGTGCCTAAATAGGAGGGAGGTATGGGTTTTTTAAGAGACCTTCGGTGTCTTAATCTAGCAATGTTGACTAAGAAGTGGTTGGAGGTTAATAATGTTACAGTAGATCTGCTACTCCGTATTATTTTTTTCAAATATATCAAATGTGTGGAATGTGACGCTTTTGACATCAGCACATCCCTTTTAGTTAACTGACCGAATTTTGTCGCCTGTCTTTTGtatgtttttgaaatttgaagTCACTAGCTCCGATCCCAGAATCTGAAGAGGAGTCGCTGTATACTGAAGAAGACAAAGAAGATGTGCCTCTAAAAGAAGATAAAATGAGTGAAACTTTTGTCGTTAAATCTGATCAACCTACTGCTAAACTGATTCCAGAAAAGAAACCTGCAAGTGAACCTCCAAAGGTTGAGGTGCCTCCCAGTCTGGCTTCAAAACCCCAGGGTTGGGAGACCGTCCAAAAACCAAAGGGCCATTCAGGACTTGACTACTCGAAATGGGACAAAGTGGAGGACGATTCGAGTGAAgatgacgaggatgatgatgaagatgagatGCCCCAGTATAAATTCAAAGTCAGAACCATCGGTGTGCGTTCTGTGAAGTGATGGGATTACCAATCAATAAATGTATTACTCCGTGGTCTGTGGATAGTCGTTT includes these proteins:
- the LOC124678048 gene encoding sperm-associated antigen 1-like, which encodes MAGTEAVEQAHELYRGGRHREALQLYTAALAAARGPAQRIALHSNRAACYLKLHDFHKAAEECTSVLELDTEHAGALMLRAQTLVTLKDYQSALFDVNRLIEINPSSEVYRNLHARLKTQLSLAPIPESEEESLYTEEDKEDVPLKEDKMSETFVVKSDQPTAKLIPEKKPASEPPKVEVPPSLASKPQGWETVQKPKGHSGLDYSKWDKVEDDSSEDDEDDDEDEMPQYKFKVRTIGVRSVK